A genomic window from Sphingobacterium spiritivorum includes:
- a CDS encoding formimidoylglutamase, with protein MSLSVFFSPVSVNQFSAKDGFYKSQFGDSIVAFEESFPELEGDEKPQLVIFGVEEERGAVNNAGTAQAPDEVRKHLYQLYQGDYKIKIADLGNIKAGNTIRDTYFAVKSVVEELVKMDIVPIIIGGGHDLTYAQYMAYENLEQRVEVAIIDPRFDLDQEQVEHTPLNSQTFLNHIILHQPDYLFNLNNIAYQTYLVSKESVNMYDKLFFNATRVGAIAGKMDQSEPLIRAADMVSFDIGAIRSSEACGNANTNPNGLFGDEACQLARYAGMSDKCSSVGFYEFNPKYDPREQTAMLVSQMIWCFVDGYYNRKQDAPLVPKASYIIYRTTLESMDHELVFVKSKKSDRWWIQVPYFGSKSVNERYYLVPCRYEDYQLAVSGEMPDLWWRTHQKLQ; from the coding sequence ATGTCTTTATCCGTATTCTTTTCTCCTGTTTCCGTTAATCAATTCTCTGCGAAAGATGGTTTTTACAAATCTCAGTTTGGAGACAGTATCGTCGCCTTTGAAGAAAGTTTTCCGGAGCTGGAAGGAGATGAAAAGCCTCAATTGGTTATTTTCGGAGTAGAGGAAGAACGTGGAGCGGTGAATAATGCCGGAACTGCTCAGGCTCCGGATGAAGTACGTAAACATCTGTACCAGCTTTATCAGGGTGATTACAAAATAAAGATTGCGGACCTGGGTAATATTAAGGCCGGTAATACCATTCGCGACACCTATTTCGCTGTTAAATCTGTTGTAGAAGAACTGGTGAAAATGGATATAGTTCCCATTATTATCGGTGGAGGGCATGATCTTACTTATGCTCAATATATGGCTTATGAGAATCTGGAACAACGCGTTGAAGTTGCTATAATAGATCCCCGCTTTGATCTGGATCAGGAACAGGTCGAGCACACTCCGCTTAATTCCCAGACTTTTCTGAATCATATTATTCTGCATCAGCCGGATTATCTTTTCAACCTTAATAATATCGCGTACCAAACTTATCTGGTCAGCAAAGAATCCGTCAACATGTATGACAAGTTATTCTTTAATGCTACCCGTGTAGGTGCCATTGCTGGTAAGATGGATCAGTCGGAGCCTTTGATCCGCGCAGCGGATATGGTAAGTTTTGATATCGGTGCTATCCGTTCTTCTGAAGCCTGTGGCAATGCCAATACCAATCCCAATGGTCTCTTTGGTGATGAGGCTTGTCAGTTGGCACGCTATGCAGGGATGTCAGACAAATGCAGTTCTGTAGGGTTTTATGAGTTTAATCCCAAATATGATCCGCGCGAACAGACTGCTATGCTGGTTTCTCAGATGATCTGGTGCTTTGTTGATGGCTATTATAACCGTAAGCAGGATGCGCCTTTAGTACCGAAAGCATCCTATATTATCTACCGTACGACTTTGGAATCTATGGATCACGAGTTGGTATTTGTGAAAAGTAAAAAATCGGATCGTTGGTGGATTCAGGTGCCTTACTTTGGTTCCAAGTCTGTCAACGAGCGATATTATCTGGTTCCTTGCCGGTACGAGGATTATCAGTTGGCCGTATCCGGAGAGATGCCCGATCTGTGGTGGAGGACTCATCAGAAGTTGCAGTAA
- a CDS encoding SDR family NAD(P)-dependent oxidoreductase, whose product MILVTGGTGFLGSTLIKQLIDEGVAVVATKRSESVIPEYLKSSSLIQWVDADINDYFALEEAFEGISHVFHCAAMISYQPKDASQMMKVNIEGTRHIVNLCLQHSARLVHVSSIAALGTSKSRQPVTEQDKWEYDSKISKYSLSKYESELEVWRGVVEGLDAVIVNPSVIIGATAGKKGSGAIFSLVDKGLKVYPTGSVGVVDVEDVAKLMIILMNKTEISGERFILNTENLTNKALLDRISILMQKPEPTIAASPTLLSIAWRAAKFVSYFNNKPPAITKDSARASSAKLAYSNKKIIEATQYSFKPLDETLKEITSTYQTKTE is encoded by the coding sequence GTGATATTAGTAACCGGAGGAACAGGATTTTTAGGATCGACACTTATCAAGCAGCTCATCGACGAAGGTGTCGCTGTGGTGGCGACCAAAAGATCAGAATCTGTCATTCCGGAATACTTAAAATCATCTTCCCTTATTCAGTGGGTCGACGCTGACATTAACGACTATTTTGCGCTTGAAGAAGCTTTTGAAGGAATCTCACATGTATTTCATTGTGCGGCGATGATTTCTTATCAGCCAAAAGATGCTTCGCAAATGATGAAAGTCAATATAGAAGGCACCCGTCATATCGTCAACCTATGTCTGCAGCACAGCGCCAGACTTGTGCATGTCAGCTCTATTGCAGCATTGGGCACAAGTAAATCCAGGCAGCCGGTAACCGAGCAGGACAAATGGGAATATGATTCGAAAATATCCAAATATTCGCTTTCTAAATATGAAAGTGAACTTGAAGTATGGAGAGGTGTAGTAGAAGGACTGGATGCTGTCATTGTAAATCCTTCTGTGATCATAGGTGCCACTGCAGGTAAAAAAGGCTCGGGAGCGATTTTTTCTCTGGTAGATAAAGGCTTAAAAGTCTATCCGACCGGAAGTGTGGGAGTAGTCGATGTGGAAGATGTCGCAAAACTGATGATCATTCTGATGAATAAAACTGAAATCTCCGGTGAACGTTTTATTCTCAACACGGAAAACCTGACAAATAAAGCGCTGCTGGATCGCATCAGCATACTGATGCAGAAGCCAGAGCCAACTATAGCAGCATCACCAACGCTGCTGAGCATCGCATGGCGGGCAGCAAAATTTGTCTCCTACTTTAATAATAAACCACCGGCAATCACCAAAGATTCTGCCCGGGCGTCATCCGCAAAACTGGCTTATTCCAATAAAAAAATTATTGAAGCTACTCAATACAGCTTCAAGCCACTGGACGAAACGCTCAAAGAAATTACCTCAACATATCAAACTAAAACCGAATAA
- a CDS encoding HAD-IB family phosphatase: protein MKNYYIIDFDSTFTQVEALDELARISLEGHPDQEKIYQQIEGYTNLAMEGKISFRESLAGRIKLLKANKSHLDKLVSHLKKKVSRSFSRNREFFNQNSDTAWIVSGGFKEFIIPVVTPYHIKKENIYANTFKFDQEGNIIGYDENNPLSDEGGKVKLLQELKIDGRIFGIGDGYSDFQLKESGLIEKFFAFTENIARQSVTEKADHVTPSFDEFLYVNDLPRAISYPKNRILCLIVGDVPEIAAHILKRDGFSIRIKDSFEEKYTKDVGMLLLGPDVDVSDEQLSRADKLKTIGFLGDIRGHISKNICNEKGIVVFDDKKGKKRNSEFIPRRMADFINNGDTDQSRNFPNLILPKLSKAHRLLHIHKNVPGVMAQINNIYAENNINIVAQFLMTRGEIGYAVTDLNVEYEKDLIKQLKKIDNTIKFRILY from the coding sequence GTGAAAAACTATTACATCATTGATTTTGACAGTACATTTACGCAAGTCGAAGCCTTGGATGAACTCGCTAGGATATCACTAGAAGGTCATCCTGATCAAGAAAAGATATACCAACAGATCGAAGGTTATACCAATCTGGCAATGGAAGGTAAAATCTCCTTCCGTGAAAGCCTTGCAGGAAGAATCAAACTGCTGAAAGCCAACAAAAGCCATCTAGACAAACTCGTCTCTCATCTTAAGAAGAAAGTTTCCAGATCATTTAGCCGTAACCGTGAGTTTTTCAACCAGAATTCGGACACCGCATGGATCGTTTCAGGAGGCTTTAAAGAGTTTATTATACCAGTGGTCACCCCTTACCATATCAAGAAGGAAAACATCTACGCTAACACGTTTAAATTTGACCAGGAAGGAAATATCATCGGCTATGATGAAAACAACCCGCTGTCAGATGAAGGCGGTAAGGTAAAATTACTGCAGGAATTGAAAATCGACGGACGTATTTTCGGTATCGGTGACGGCTATTCGGATTTTCAGCTGAAAGAATCGGGTCTCATTGAAAAATTCTTTGCATTCACTGAAAATATAGCCAGACAAAGTGTTACTGAAAAAGCAGACCATGTAACACCAAGTTTTGATGAGTTTCTGTATGTGAATGATCTTCCCAGAGCAATATCATATCCTAAAAACAGGATCTTATGTCTTATTGTCGGTGATGTACCCGAAATAGCTGCACATATCCTGAAAAGAGACGGATTTTCAATCCGTATAAAAGACAGCTTTGAGGAGAAATACACCAAAGATGTCGGCATGTTGCTTTTAGGACCGGATGTAGATGTATCTGATGAACAGTTGAGCCGCGCTGACAAGCTAAAAACAATAGGCTTTTTGGGAGATATCAGAGGACATATCAGTAAAAATATATGCAATGAAAAAGGAATTGTGGTATTTGATGACAAAAAAGGTAAAAAAAGGAACTCGGAATTTATTCCAAGAAGAATGGCCGATTTTATCAATAACGGGGATACCGATCAGAGCCGTAATTTTCCAAATCTCATTTTGCCGAAATTAAGCAAAGCACATCGTCTGCTGCATATTCACAAAAATGTACCCGGTGTAATGGCACAGATAAATAATATATATGCAGAGAACAACATTAATATTGTTGCTCAGTTTCTGATGACACGTGGTGAAATCGGATATGCTGTCACAGATCTGAATGTAGAATATGAAAAGGATCTGATCAAACAGCTCAAGAAAATAGATAATACCATCAAGTTCAGGATATTATATTAA
- a CDS encoding 5-formyltetrahydrofolate cyclo-ligase codes for MTKQELRQLYRSERQQLSVDELRTFNHQLLAHLKGFDWSKCQYCHVYLPIVRNQEPDTLAFISWMQEVFPSVRLVISQSHAEDRSMSHYLLDNTTTYLENKWGIPEPVSGTRVDEMLLDVVLVPLLICDQSGNRVGYGKGFYDRFLKKCRPDVQKTGLSFFEPVEKISDVDPYDIALDYCITPRHVIYFKSGG; via the coding sequence ATGACTAAACAGGAATTAAGACAACTTTACCGGTCTGAGCGTCAGCAATTGTCAGTTGACGAACTTCGGACATTTAACCATCAGCTTCTGGCCCACTTAAAGGGGTTCGACTGGTCAAAATGTCAGTATTGTCATGTCTATTTACCTATTGTCCGTAATCAGGAGCCGGATACACTGGCCTTCATAAGCTGGATGCAGGAAGTTTTTCCATCTGTCAGATTGGTGATTTCGCAGAGTCATGCTGAAGACCGTTCGATGTCTCACTATCTCCTGGATAATACGACAACCTATCTGGAAAATAAATGGGGTATTCCTGAGCCTGTCTCAGGCACTCGGGTAGATGAAATGCTACTTGATGTGGTATTAGTTCCTTTACTGATCTGTGATCAAAGCGGAAACAGGGTAGGGTACGGTAAGGGATTCTATGACAGGTTTCTGAAGAAATGCAGACCGGATGTGCAGAAAACAGGACTTTCTTTTTTTGAACCGGTAGAAAAGATATCGGATGTAGATCCGTATGATATCGCTTTGGATTACTGTATTACACCCCGACATGTTATTTATTTTAAGTCTGGAGGGTAA
- the efp gene encoding elongation factor P, producing the protein MAKASDVKSGNVLRFNGELVAVEEYIHRTPGNLRAFYQARMRNVKTGKLVEYRFRVDESVEIARVETNDYQYLYEDGEFYVVMDNSTYEQFNIPKFLFGNSARFLKEGMSVIVAFESDEAIMAQAPKSVELEITYTEPAVKGDTSTNALKNATVETGVEIKVPLFINQGDKVKVDTQSGDYIERVK; encoded by the coding sequence ATGGCAAAAGCATCTGACGTAAAAAGTGGAAATGTCCTTCGTTTCAATGGTGAATTAGTTGCTGTTGAAGAATATATACACCGTACTCCGGGAAACTTGCGTGCTTTTTATCAGGCAAGAATGCGTAATGTGAAAACCGGTAAATTGGTTGAATATCGTTTCCGTGTGGATGAATCTGTAGAAATTGCACGTGTAGAAACGAATGATTATCAGTATCTGTATGAGGACGGAGAATTTTATGTCGTAATGGATAACAGTACTTACGAACAATTTAATATTCCGAAATTTTTATTTGGTAATTCGGCACGATTCTTGAAAGAAGGAATGAGTGTAATTGTGGCATTCGAAAGTGATGAAGCAATTATGGCGCAGGCTCCGAAAAGTGTTGAATTAGAAATTACATATACAGAGCCGGCAGTAAAAGGAGATACTTCTACCAATGCTTTGAAAAATGCAACTGTGGAGACAGGAGTAGAGATTAAAGTTCCTCTTTTTATTAATCAGGGAGATAAAGTAAAAGTTGATACACAGAGCGGTGATTATATCGAGCGTGTCAAATAA
- a CDS encoding ABC transporter ATP-binding protein codes for MKITLQDIGRRYNRDWIFRHIDYTFSVGHKYAVLGPNGSGKSTLLKVLCGNLTPSEGKIIYHHEETEVAVDRIFHHLSIAAPYIELIEDLTLHEMITFHFKFKNFQKGFDQDSLLDLLGLNASINKEIRYFSSGMKQRVKLALACCSDSALVFLDEPTSNLDEKGEAWYLELIEKTISDDRLLIVCSNQAKEYSFCDQHISISDYKNNI; via the coding sequence TTGAAGATAACACTGCAAGACATCGGGAGAAGGTATAATCGGGACTGGATTTTCAGGCATATCGATTATACCTTTTCTGTTGGACATAAGTATGCCGTACTCGGCCCTAACGGATCCGGTAAGTCTACTTTACTCAAAGTTCTGTGTGGCAATCTGACCCCTTCTGAGGGTAAGATTATCTATCATCATGAGGAAACAGAAGTTGCTGTAGACCGGATTTTTCATCATTTATCTATTGCGGCTCCTTATATAGAACTGATAGAAGATCTCACTCTTCATGAAATGATAACCTTTCATTTCAAGTTCAAGAATTTTCAAAAAGGATTTGATCAGGATTCCCTGCTGGATTTATTAGGACTCAATGCTTCTATAAATAAAGAGATCCGGTATTTTTCTTCCGGAATGAAACAACGGGTCAAACTGGCATTAGCATGTTGTTCAGATTCGGCACTTGTATTTCTGGATGAACCCACCAGCAATCTGGATGAAAAGGGTGAAGCCTGGTATCTGGAGCTTATAGAAAAAACGATTAGTGATGACCGCCTGCTGATTGTCTGCTCTAATCAGGCAAAAGAATACAGTTTTTGTGATCAGCATATCAGCATCAGCGATTATAAAAATAATATATAA
- the lpxA gene encoding acyl-ACP--UDP-N-acetylglucosamine O-acyltransferase, whose amino-acid sequence MIQPLAYIHPEARIAQNVVVEPFTTIHKDVVIGEGTWIGSNVTIMNGARIGKNCKIYPGAVISGEPQDLKFEGEVTVAEIGDNTTIRECVTINRGTKDRYKTVIGKNCLIQAYSHIAHDCIIGDNCIFSNSSTLAGHITIGDYVVLAGMVAVHQFVKIGSHAFVSGGSLVRKDVPPFIKAAREPITYAGINSVGLRRRGFSNEQINEIQGIYRVLFIQNGNLSKALDIVETEFKATETRDEILTFVRNSNRGIIKGFGQGRASL is encoded by the coding sequence ATGATACAGCCTTTAGCTTATATACATCCTGAGGCACGGATAGCCCAAAATGTTGTTGTAGAACCTTTTACTACGATCCACAAGGATGTTGTAATAGGAGAGGGTACCTGGATTGGGTCTAATGTGACCATTATGAATGGTGCACGGATAGGAAAAAACTGTAAAATATATCCGGGTGCTGTTATCTCAGGAGAACCGCAGGACCTCAAATTCGAGGGAGAAGTTACGGTGGCTGAAATCGGTGACAACACTACTATCAGAGAGTGTGTGACGATCAACAGAGGTACAAAAGACCGCTATAAAACGGTGATTGGCAAGAATTGTCTGATACAGGCATACAGCCACATTGCACATGATTGTATAATTGGCGACAACTGTATTTTTTCAAATTCAAGTACTCTTGCAGGTCACATTACCATCGGAGATTATGTTGTACTGGCGGGTATGGTCGCCGTACATCAGTTTGTGAAGATTGGTTCGCATGCCTTTGTTTCCGGAGGTTCTTTGGTCCGTAAAGATGTGCCACCGTTTATCAAAGCCGCACGTGAGCCGATTACCTATGCCGGTATTAATTCTGTGGGACTTCGCAGAAGAGGGTTCTCAAACGAACAGATAAATGAGATCCAGGGTATTTACCGTGTTCTCTTTATCCAGAACGGAAATCTTTCCAAGGCGCTGGATATTGTAGAAACAGAATTTAAAGCTACTGAAACCAGAGATGAAATCCTTACGTTCGTTCGTAACTCGAATAGAGGTATTATCAAAGGATTTGGTCAGGGAAGAGCAAGTTTGTAA
- a CDS encoding bifunctional UDP-3-O-[3-hydroxymyristoyl] N-acetylglucosamine deacetylase/3-hydroxyacyl-ACP dehydratase, whose product MNVKQRTIKSEVSISGVGLHTGKSVTLTIKPAPEYHWYKFRRVDVEGAPVIAVDADNVTDTSRGTTISQNGASVSTIEHLMASLVGLQIDNVLIDIDGPEVPILDGSSSPFVKLFEEVGFQEQDADRDFYEIKSNIHYSETDRKVEIVAMPLDGYRLTCMIDFNSPVLGSQHASVSNIGEFVREISASRTFCFLHELETLVNLGLIKGGDLSNAIVIVDKDVDKEELDKLAHLFNRDDIDVANEGILNNIQLRYQNEPARHKLLDMIGDLALVGRPLKGHIMAARPGHAANVAFAKKIRAVINKEKNRKHVKVYDPNMTPVYDTVQIMNILPHRQPFLMVDKILELTENHVVGLKNVTMNEDLFMGHFPGSPVFPGVLQIEAMAQTGGILVLNTVPDPENWLTLFLKIENARFKNQVAPGDTIIFRCDLMEPIRRGIARMKGIGMVGEKIVSEAELMAQIVKVK is encoded by the coding sequence ATGAATGTAAAACAAAGAACCATTAAGTCTGAAGTTTCGATTTCAGGTGTTGGTTTGCATACTGGAAAATCTGTTACCCTTACGATCAAACCTGCTCCTGAGTACCATTGGTACAAATTCAGAAGAGTAGATGTCGAAGGGGCTCCCGTTATCGCTGTAGATGCGGATAATGTAACAGATACTTCTCGTGGTACCACCATTTCTCAGAATGGAGCTAGTGTCAGCACCATTGAGCATTTGATGGCCTCTTTGGTTGGTTTACAGATTGATAATGTTTTGATTGATATTGACGGACCTGAAGTACCTATTCTGGACGGAAGTTCTTCTCCGTTTGTCAAACTGTTTGAAGAAGTAGGTTTTCAGGAACAAGATGCTGACAGAGACTTTTATGAGATCAAATCTAATATCCATTACTCGGAAACAGATCGTAAGGTCGAGATTGTAGCAATGCCTCTGGATGGTTATCGTCTGACGTGTATGATAGACTTTAACTCTCCGGTTTTGGGCAGTCAGCACGCTTCTGTAAGTAATATTGGTGAATTTGTTAGAGAAATATCAGCTTCACGTACGTTCTGTTTTCTTCATGAGTTAGAGACACTGGTCAATCTTGGCCTTATTAAAGGTGGTGATCTGTCCAATGCAATCGTGATTGTAGACAAAGACGTCGATAAAGAAGAGCTGGATAAGCTTGCGCATTTATTTAACCGTGATGATATCGATGTAGCGAATGAAGGTATCCTGAATAATATTCAACTTCGCTATCAGAACGAGCCTGCCCGTCATAAACTTCTGGATATGATCGGTGACCTGGCTTTGGTAGGACGTCCTCTGAAAGGTCATATTATGGCAGCACGTCCCGGACATGCCGCTAATGTTGCTTTTGCGAAAAAGATCAGAGCCGTTATTAATAAAGAGAAAAACCGTAAACATGTAAAGGTTTACGACCCGAATATGACGCCTGTATATGATACAGTGCAGATTATGAATATATTACCCCATCGTCAGCCGTTTTTGATGGTGGATAAAATTCTGGAATTGACAGAAAACCATGTTGTAGGGCTTAAGAATGTAACTATGAACGAAGATTTGTTTATGGGACATTTTCCGGGATCACCTGTATTTCCGGGTGTTCTGCAGATTGAAGCTATGGCACAGACAGGAGGGATCCTTGTATTAAATACGGTTCCTGATCCTGAAAACTGGTTGACACTGTTCCTGAAAATTGAAAATGCAAGATTCAAAAACCAGGTTGCTCCCGGTGATACCATTATTTTCCGTTGTGACCTTATGGAACCGATACGAAGAGGTATAGCGCGCATGAAGGGCATAGGAATGGTAGGAGAGAAAATTGTTAGTGAGGCAGAGCTAATGGCTCAAATTGTAAAAGTAAAGTAA
- the lpxD gene encoding UDP-3-O-(3-hydroxymyristoyl)glucosamine N-acyltransferase: protein MQFSAQQIATLLKGNIEGNPDVVVSQLAKIEEAQSGDLSFLANPKYENFIYTTNASIVIVNADFTPLSEVSCTLIRVRNAYSSFSELLSYYNMMKQDRSGREEPVFVHDSASIGEHEYLGAFSYIGKDTTLGKQVKVYPHVYIGDNVQIGDNVTLFPGVKVYSDCVIGNNVVIHAGVVIGSDGFGFAPQEDGTYSKVPQIGNVIIEDDVEIGANTVIDRATMGSTVIRQGVKLDNLIQIAHNVEIGKNTVIAAQTGVSGSTKLGEHVVLGGQVGVVGHITIADRSQVQAQSGINRSITVVGKKWGGSPATPYQSQLRSQVIYARLPELEKRISELEQLLQMQNIK from the coding sequence ATGCAATTTTCTGCGCAACAAATAGCAACATTATTAAAAGGCAATATCGAAGGTAATCCGGATGTTGTGGTGAGCCAGTTGGCCAAAATTGAAGAGGCGCAGTCAGGCGATCTTTCCTTTTTAGCGAACCCAAAGTACGAAAACTTTATCTATACGACAAATGCTTCTATCGTTATTGTAAATGCTGATTTTACGCCGTTAAGCGAAGTTTCCTGCACGTTGATACGCGTCAGGAATGCTTATTCCTCTTTTTCGGAGTTATTGTCCTACTATAATATGATGAAACAGGATCGTTCAGGAAGAGAAGAACCTGTTTTTGTACATGATTCCGCCAGCATTGGTGAGCATGAATATCTGGGCGCTTTTTCGTATATCGGAAAAGATACGACTTTAGGTAAACAAGTGAAAGTATATCCGCATGTATATATTGGTGATAATGTACAGATCGGTGATAATGTAACACTCTTTCCCGGAGTAAAAGTTTATTCAGACTGTGTTATCGGTAATAATGTAGTCATACATGCCGGTGTTGTGATCGGGAGTGACGGATTTGGTTTTGCCCCGCAGGAGGATGGTACGTATAGTAAGGTGCCTCAAATAGGTAATGTCATCATAGAAGATGACGTGGAGATCGGTGCTAATACAGTGATCGACCGGGCGACTATGGGATCTACTGTTATACGTCAGGGTGTTAAACTGGATAATCTGATTCAGATCGCTCATAATGTAGAGATCGGTAAGAATACCGTTATTGCTGCGCAGACCGGAGTATCAGGAAGTACCAAGTTGGGAGAACATGTTGTACTAGGCGGACAGGTTGGTGTGGTAGGACATATCACTATTGCAGACCGGTCGCAGGTGCAGGCACAGTCCGGTATCAATCGTTCAATTACTGTAGTTGGCAAAAAATGGGGAGGTTCACCAGCGACTCCTTATCAATCTCAATTGCGTTCACAGGTCATTTATGCAAGATTGCCCGAACTGGAAAAAAGAATTTCCGAGTTAGAGCAATTGCTGCAGATGCAAAATATAAAATAA
- a CDS encoding HD domain-containing protein: MQSTLNKRKIVNDPVYGFVTIPSGCVFDLIQHPYFQRLRYIKQVSMTHLVYPGALHTRFQHAIGAMHLMSLAIDTLRSKEVRISLEEEEAALVAILLHDIGHGPFSHSLEHTIIEGVSHEMLSSLLMDRMNDEFGCKLDLAITIFNNKYERKFFHQLVSSQLDTDRMDYLNRDSFFTGVSEGVISFDRIIKMLNVHNDELVVELKGIYSVEKFLIARRLMYWQVYLHKTVIGAEQMLIKALKRAKALSDQGADLFATPAFSHFLKNRITKDNFLLDESHLQWFTRLDDTDIMSAIKTWADHEDKILSMLCRKLMARDLFRTVMSNEPFSEQAVEAVNQAVIDYFGITQDELEYFVFIQEVENSAYSPSQGGIKIVDKQGELKDITEASDLSNLEALARKVRKFAISYPKEVGYPRIK, encoded by the coding sequence GTGCAATCTACATTGAATAAGAGAAAAATAGTCAACGATCCGGTTTACGGATTTGTTACCATTCCTTCGGGATGTGTATTTGACCTTATTCAGCATCCTTATTTTCAAAGACTGCGCTATATTAAGCAGGTGAGTATGACTCATCTGGTCTATCCGGGAGCGTTACATACACGTTTTCAGCATGCTATAGGAGCTATGCACCTGATGTCTCTGGCTATAGATACATTAAGGAGTAAAGAAGTCCGGATCTCTCTGGAAGAAGAAGAGGCCGCTTTGGTCGCGATCTTATTACATGATATCGGACACGGACCTTTTTCCCATTCTCTGGAACATACTATTATAGAAGGTGTGTCCCATGAGATGCTTTCTTCTTTGTTGATGGACAGGATGAATGATGAATTTGGATGTAAACTGGACCTTGCGATTACTATTTTCAATAATAAATACGAAAGAAAGTTTTTTCATCAGCTTGTTTCCAGTCAGCTGGATACCGACCGCATGGATTATCTGAACAGGGATAGTTTCTTTACAGGGGTTTCAGAAGGAGTCATCTCTTTTGACAGGATTATCAAAATGCTGAATGTGCATAATGATGAACTGGTCGTCGAACTGAAAGGTATTTATTCGGTAGAGAAGTTTTTGATTGCAAGAAGGCTTATGTACTGGCAGGTATACCTGCACAAAACAGTTATCGGTGCAGAGCAAATGCTTATTAAAGCATTGAAAAGAGCGAAGGCTTTAAGTGATCAGGGTGCTGACTTGTTTGCTACACCGGCATTCTCTCATTTTCTGAAGAACAGAATCACAAAAGATAATTTTTTACTGGACGAGTCACATTTACAGTGGTTTACTCGTTTGGATGATACAGATATTATGTCGGCTATTAAAACTTGGGCTGATCATGAAGATAAAATCTTAAGTATGCTGTGCCGCAAATTGATGGCCAGAGATCTGTTCAGGACGGTTATGAGCAATGAGCCTTTTTCAGAACAGGCTGTAGAAGCGGTGAATCAGGCCGTAATCGATTACTTCGGAATTACACAAGATGAACTGGAGTATTTTGTCTTTATACAGGAAGTGGAGAATAGTGCATACAGCCCTTCACAGGGAGGAATAAAGATTGTAGATAAACAAGGAGAACTAAAAGATATAACAGAGGCATCAGATCTTTCAAATTTGGAAGCTTTGGCCCGGAAAGTACGAAAATTCGCTATTTCATACCCAAAAGAGGTTGGATATCCCCGGATAAAGTAA